In the genome of Verrucomicrobiota bacterium, one region contains:
- a CDS encoding DUF1553 domain-containing protein — protein MMRHFPMLACVFAMMAARFAEAKLTPEQIAALPQPAGRPVNFSKDIKPIFEASCIKCHGRGKSKGDFRLDTRETLLSGGQSGPAVVSGKSAESYLIELVSGLDPDNVMPQKGSKLTREQVGLLRAWIDQGLSWDEGVSFGRMPPINLHPRKPELPAISARAARTRNPIDLILLPYFAAQKFAPDKPVSDAVFARRVYLDVLGLLPPREELEDFVADRSRDKRQRLVKRLLADDPRYAEHWLSFWNDVLRNDYKGTGYIDNGRKQITGWLYAALAKNMPYDRFVAELINPTPESEGFVNGIVWRGVVNASQTPQMQAAQNISQVFMGVNLKCASCHDSFINDWALADAYGLASIYATNELEMIQCDKPTGKRAGMKFLYPELGALDPQAPKSERLKRLAEIITQKQNGRLSRTIVNRLWAKFTGRGLVEPVDDMESPAWNPDLLDWLAEDLVENGYNLKHTMERILTSDAYQMPAVPVSEQKSKDFVFRGPFVRRMSAEQYVDALASVTGHWFTLPAARSDFAARQPNGPLTPKWIWNEAHAADKAEPRTVYFRRTIELSEKPAAAAIVVACDNSFRLYINGKDAGSGRDHTKPNLIDIRPHLEKGRNVIGIAATNDKSAPDNKEADQSNPAGLLVSAYVRAERTVNEIPVESVMDFASDASWVWSTERTDGWQKGDFAAEGWQPAIELGEPDRTPWKIGKTFSELVSAARLYGHARASLVNADPLMVALGRPNREQVITTRSSVATTLQALELTNGPTLADRLKQGAEKLLQEGWRSANELVIRVYERVLSRKPTAEELRLAQVLVGTPARKEGVEDLLWAMTMLPEFQLIY, from the coding sequence ATGATGCGCCATTTTCCAATGCTCGCTTGTGTCTTCGCCATGATGGCGGCCCGCTTCGCGGAAGCGAAACTGACCCCGGAACAGATCGCGGCTCTGCCGCAGCCTGCCGGGCGCCCTGTCAACTTCAGCAAAGACATCAAACCCATCTTTGAGGCGAGTTGCATCAAATGTCACGGACGCGGGAAGAGCAAAGGCGATTTCCGCCTGGACACGCGCGAAACGCTCCTGAGCGGCGGCCAGTCCGGACCGGCGGTGGTTTCAGGCAAAAGCGCCGAAAGTTACCTGATCGAGCTGGTCTCCGGCCTGGACCCGGACAATGTGATGCCTCAGAAAGGCTCGAAGCTGACGCGCGAGCAGGTCGGCCTGTTGCGCGCCTGGATCGACCAGGGATTGTCCTGGGACGAAGGCGTCAGTTTCGGGAGAATGCCTCCGATCAATCTGCATCCGCGCAAACCCGAATTGCCCGCGATTTCTGCGCGAGCGGCGCGGACCAGGAATCCGATTGACCTGATCTTGCTCCCGTATTTTGCCGCTCAGAAATTCGCGCCGGACAAACCGGTCAGCGACGCGGTCTTCGCCCGCCGCGTTTATCTGGACGTGCTGGGGCTGCTCCCACCTCGCGAGGAACTGGAGGATTTCGTGGCCGACCGGTCACGCGACAAACGGCAGCGCCTGGTTAAGCGACTGTTGGCCGACGATCCGCGTTATGCCGAACACTGGCTGTCTTTCTGGAACGACGTTTTGCGCAACGACTACAAGGGCACGGGCTACATCGACAATGGCCGAAAGCAGATCACCGGCTGGCTTTACGCGGCGCTGGCGAAGAACATGCCCTACGACCGGTTCGTGGCCGAGTTGATCAACCCGACGCCGGAATCGGAAGGCTTCGTCAACGGCATCGTCTGGCGCGGTGTCGTCAACGCCAGCCAGACGCCCCAGATGCAAGCCGCGCAAAACATTTCCCAGGTGTTCATGGGCGTCAATCTGAAGTGCGCCTCCTGCCACGACAGCTTCATCAACGATTGGGCTTTGGCCGACGCCTACGGACTGGCCAGCATTTATGCCACGAACGAACTGGAGATGATCCAGTGCGACAAACCGACCGGGAAAAGGGCGGGTATGAAATTCCTTTATCCGGAGCTTGGCGCTCTCGATCCTCAAGCGCCCAAATCCGAACGCCTCAAACGCCTCGCCGAGATCATCACTCAAAAACAAAACGGCCGGCTGTCGCGAACCATCGTCAATCGCCTCTGGGCAAAATTCACGGGCCGGGGACTGGTGGAGCCGGTCGATGACATGGAAAGCCCGGCGTGGAATCCGGACCTGCTCGATTGGCTGGCGGAGGATTTGGTCGAGAACGGCTACAATCTGAAGCACACCATGGAGCGCATCCTGACTTCGGACGCATACCAAATGCCCGCGGTTCCCGTGTCAGAACAAAAGTCCAAGGACTTCGTCTTCCGTGGGCCATTCGTGCGTCGCATGTCCGCCGAGCAATACGTGGATGCGCTGGCTTCGGTCACAGGGCACTGGTTTACGCTGCCGGCAGCGCGGTCAGATTTCGCGGCTCGCCAACCGAATGGTCCATTGACTCCCAAATGGATTTGGAACGAGGCGCACGCGGCGGATAAAGCCGAGCCGCGCACCGTGTATTTCCGAAGAACGATCGAGTTGTCCGAAAAGCCCGCCGCCGCCGCCATCGTCGTGGCTTGCGATAATAGTTTCCGGCTTTATATCAACGGAAAAGACGCCGGCTCCGGAAGGGATCACACCAAACCCAACCTCATCGATATTCGCCCGCACCTGGAGAAAGGCCGCAACGTGATCGGTATCGCGGCGACGAACGACAAATCGGCGCCCGACAACAAAGAAGCGGATCAATCGAACCCGGCCGGTCTTTTGGTTTCTGCGTATGTCCGAGCGGAGCGCACGGTGAACGAGATCCCGGTGGAGAGTGTGATGGACTTCGCCAGCGACGCCTCCTGGGTTTGGTCCACGGAAAGAACCGACGGCTGGCAGAAGGGAGATTTTGCCGCCGAAGGCTGGCAGCCGGCGATCGAATTGGGGGAACCGGATAGGACGCCTTGGAAGATCGGGAAAACCTTCTCCGAACTGGTTTCCGCCGCCAGACTTTACGGGCACGCCCGCGCCTCGCTGGTCAACGCCGACCCGCTGATGGTCGCTCTGGGCCGGCCGAACCGCGAGCAAGTCATCACGACCCGCTCCTCCGTGGCCACGACACTGCAAGCATTGGAATTGACCAACGGTCCGACCCTGGCTGACCGGCTTAAACAGGGCG